TAccaacataataaatatttatatttggaaaAAGAAGATGTAGGACTCATTGATGTTAGCAAACAAAACAACCTCACAACAGATATCAGCCACCACTTGTGAAGTTTCTCTTTAAATCTGTACATCCACCATCATCAACACATTCTGCAATTACCCTTATAAACTGCTGCTTGTCTTTTGCTGCTTTTATGCCCATTANNNNNNNNNNNNNNNNNNNNNNNNNNNNNNNNNNNNNNNNNNNNNNNNNNNNNNNNNNNNNNNNNNNNNNNNNNNNNNNNNNNNNNNNNNNNNNNNNNNNNNNNNNNNNNNNNNNNNNNNNNNNNNNNNNNNNNNNNNNNNNNNNNNNNNNNNNNNNNNNNNNNNNTTACATTTTTTATGCTTTTTCTTTATCCTTTTTGTCAAAAAAGTGATTAATTCCAACTTCCAAAAGTACAACATTAAGAAATGGGCCAGAGGACCAAATCTTAAATGGCTGAAGAAGTCAAATGGCCCACCCGTCAACGGCTGAAAAACAGGAAATCTGGGTGACTGACCTGAAGCAGTCTTAACCACTTATCAGCATTCTGTAAAAGAGAGGTGGATAATTGGCGCTCGTATCCACCGCTTGGAGTCCACAGAGGTCCCTTGAACTTGTATGAAGCAAGACCAAAAACAGGTAAAGACATTTTTGGGACATTGTCCATCTCAGTAGGATATGATGGTACAGGAGCCTGCACTCTTTGTGAACCTGAAAAAAAAACAAGGATAATATCTGTATCGTTAAAGCAACTGAAGTAAAATCAAAATTGAACAACTGGTTATCACATACACTTGTAGCATCTTAGCAATAATTGAGCCATGGAAATAAACTAAGCAAAAAGAAACCATCACCCATGATTAGACACAAGCCTTTGTAGTAGAAGATGAGGACAAGCAATCAATGCCAGCTATTCAGAAATGAAATTATCtgattttcataattttaaacaGCTGGAGCAAAAACATGTTTTACAACTaattgaaaaatgtttttaattcaaaatatataaaaataaaaatcaaggcGATTTAGGCAAATAATTTGCTATTGAAAGCAATGATGACACATTGTGGTACTAATTAAAGCATCACAATATGGAAAGAGAAAACGATGAGAAAAAATAACAGTTACATGGTATTTGCCTTATACTCAGTTGCTTGTGCACCAAAGAATAAGGTTCTGAAGAGACATCAGTAAACATCTTACCCATAGAGTACAGTGAGGTTCTAAAATAACATTTACAATACATATGGTATCTGTTAAAGAGTCTCACGTTGAATGGGATAGGACTTGAACATGTGTTTATATAAGTAGGGGCAGTCTTCACCTTATAATAAGATAGGTCCAACCCAAATTCTCATAGTATCATATCACAAACTATTTAACCCTAAAAGTCTAACATAGCATCAAGTGTCAACAATGTCAATCGAAATAcaaaattcattcattcatttcaaaaaaaatactCCTGTTAAGTAATAGATTGCTCCTCATCTCTttctcaaatttaattaaaaagcgAAATCCAACAGCTAAAATGAAGCAAAATCCAACAGCTAAAAGAATCCATCCTACCTCCCATAGGTGTATAAAGAGAATGGTACGACAGAAAGCACGCGTCAAGATCTTTTAATGTTGGGCCCATTGGGATTCTGTAAATTGGATACCTACAAGCAGAACATAGAACAAGTCAGTCCCATGAGCACACATGTAAGTAGAATGTCAAAGCACATAAGTAACGAATAATACCATGCTACAGATATCCAACTGGAGGGTAGTATATCACAACTTCTAAGTGTCAGCAGTTGAGGGAAACGAAAAGCAAGGTCCATTATCTATCCAccacaaaaaaaactataataaaaaactaaatgaaGAGAAATGGAAGTAACAAACAGCCAAAACTATATTCTAGTAAAACCAAGGAGAAAGACAAGGATGTGGCAAGGTAGATTCGTAAGTTAGCACACCTTATCAACCAAAGGTTCACGGCCATAAGGAGGGTCGCGTTCAAGATACTCAAATAGCAAGTAGCCCTGAGAATTGACAGATTCACCATCATCACTAGAAAAGCCGTCTTGCGGGAGAGTATGCTGATTTCTCAAAGATAATCCATCCATCCAATTAGATACATCATCCGAGAGACGGGGAAGATTCCTCTGTTCCCTACCATATTTCAATCCTCTAACGGGTTCACAATCACTGCTGCCATCACTACTTGAATCCCGGAAATCACTGTCACTGTCGTCGCCTAATTGCCTATCAAAGAACAAAACAATAACATACTAATATTGTTACACACTTTTCTGGGAAGAAGGCAATATTGTTACAATgcacataaaaaaattgagaacaaagaaaaccaaacaCTAGCTAAGTTAGCCTAAAATAtccaacaaaatattataaaggtGGTGTATTATGTGAGCAGTAAAGACCaacacataaataaatcaaaggATATAAAGCTAGAAAGTAGTATTAAGTTAATCCTGCAACATATTTAAATCCATAAAAACcttcaaataaaatttgaaatctaCCGACCCAAAACTGCCCTATTATTTGGGTTGCATTTGGGATTTAGATTTGCACACTATAGAAGGAATATTCGATAAAGATCAATCTTCCAAACAGGGCCAAAGAAAACAATATACCTTGACTTCACAGATGGATTGACAGTCTGGACATAAATTTGAATTCCAGAAAGATAAGGGACGTAGTATTGAACAACACTATCTTTGTCATTTAGTACAAGAGGCACTCCAGCACCGTAAGCACTCCACTCCCTGAATGATTCCCACAAATCACCAAGTACAAAGTAAGGTGGAACCTCATCATTGCCCATCCTAAAGCTTCTCGCGGTCCTCTGCAATATTCCATTTACAATCAAATTGAAgaacaaaaaacaaattttcaaatCTACGACCACAAAGTTTATTTTCTACTAAAGAAACTAAAAAGAAAAGtcaatatattttctataaaaaatttgcTTCTAGGGAATcgcatttcaaatggatgtcgaGCACTTCATTTTCCTAATGGCATTTTATCATTTCCCCTtgcttttttttatacaaatgcAGATAAAATACCACAGTAAtcgatttaatttttaattaaaagtgtatacggctatattcattttaattctATATTAACTTTAGGAAAATACCACTAATGTTTTAAAGCTTTTAATTAtgaataaactaacatttaataTTGCATTAAATATGATTCTCTTCAATAAAAACTTCACTATAAACTTTCCATTTCCTGCATTTATGTAAAGAATGGCTCGGTATAAACCAGTCACATGTAACCAGTTACCAACAGCTGCccaaataaaatatactatCAAAACCAATAATACTTCACAACCAATGAAAACCGGTATAACACTGCATATAGAAGCTGCCAGATAATGAACCAGAACCCTCACAGTTTTTCTTTCattgatttattaaattctTATGTGGTCATTATACCTCAGCAGAAACTTAACTTTATGTTATTGTATTAAATTTCGTTATCCATGTGCTTCCTCCTCTGCATTCTTTCTATGATCCcatacataataatttaataaatacgGCTTTAAATGTTAAGTTACACTCCCCAGTCCCCACTGAATGCATCGGTCacaaacaaaaaacacaaactttaaaaacaaatttcagTTATCCCAACAACAATTTATATACtactaaatcaataaaaaaacgGTTTCATCAATGACCCAGTTTTAATAAGAAACCCCTCAAATAAAAGCAGTAACTTCAGtaacaaaaaaagataaagaaaactACCTTGGAGAGATGCTGGGCAGACACAGAAGGCGTAATTGATTGCAAGAACCGTTCCAAGTTACTCAACCGCTTCACATCCGGTTCACATGAAGGCACTGCAACTACTTTCTTGGTCTCTTCAGACCCGACCCGGTTATCACGTTTCTTGTCAACCGAATCCACCGGTTTCTCTCTAACCACCGCCGGCGACGACCGACTCGATGCCACATCGCTGTGAGCTCTACGAATCCTATCATTCTCCGCTGTCTGTAAAGACCGACGAACCTGCGGCGGATTATAAAACCGATCTTCTCCACGACCGCGCGAAAAGTTCAATCCAGTACCCAACATTCCTATAACCCAAtcagagacaaaaaaaaaaaaaaaagatggccCAGAAAACAAAAACGGAACAAAACTTTTTTAATGggtatttgatttgataaagCTTTGTGCAGTCAACGGTATTAAGGAGAAAACTTCGTGTTGAGATTAATGAGAAATTCGATAAGAACGATGAGGATCTATGGCGATTTAATTAGGGTTTGAGAAAATAGGGGTTTAGTTGTGAAAAGGGGTTAGAGTTGAATAGGGAAGAGAGAAAAAAGCGAAGTGGGTGTGTTTGAGTTAAATAAAGAAGAGGGGGGAACGTGGAGAGAGTCAGAAAATGGATCTGGTTTTTGTTGTTGGACAGTGGAGGTAGAAGGGTGGGGACGAAGGGTAAATGTGTAATATCGTAACAGATAATTTGTTAATTAAGTTCAAGGATTGCCAAAGCGAGTAAGGGAAACAATAACGGAAAAATAACTAGTAGTATATTattggattttattttattaacgaACCACTTCTCTCACTACCAAAGCCCAACCATTAACTaaacatttatttaattgttttcattattattcgtttttctattttttcaacATAGCAAAATACATCCATTTTCTTCATCTATATCctcttttagaaaaatatatataatatattttattttaaaattaatacataaaagtattctatttttcttttatcttcaAGATATTGTAAGGTGAGATGTAACTTATCTCGATAAAGACAAAAACAAATTCAATTGTTGGAatcttttaaaaagtaaaagaaaaaactaaaatgtttttacatattttttcaaaatatgatatattataagaaaaatgattaaaatagaagaaaaaaatcctagatctaatattataaaatttattttcattgattTATAAAACTTCTTTAATTTGATGTGCTATTTTTCTCTTAGGAACTCAACTTCTTGTTACAATGATTATAATTTGATCGGAAGCAAAGTAgagtttagttaaaaattattttactattatttaaatttggagtttttttaagtaatttatctttaatttaattaactatttgaATTCAATCAATTTATTGATGATGAAATAGGTTAATAATTCAtctcaattaattttttcactCACTTTATTTGAAGACACTTATAGGATGTtctcattaaaatttaaaaagtagaTTATATATTACTTCATTTGTATTCACAATAATGGTCATATTTGACTATTTCATGCATATTAAAAAtgatgataaataataaataaaaaaatgaatgatgACTTTAATAATTTGTGTATTTCTATTATTGTGAATGTAGAaggaatattaataattttgtagtGATACACATCGTATTAATTATAtagtatatttgaaaatatacatataattaAAGATAGATTACATTGAAAATAAGAGTAATAATCTAAAATTGTTTTGTAAATGTGATTGTTATTGTAgaacaaaaacaataacaaattGTGAGTTTGAATTTCATCTCAAATTCGAGTGACAATCCTTCTTCATTgacacatttattttattttaattaattgaaatcaatttatattTGATCTCATATCACTCTATTATTGCACTCTATAAAAATATCTCcacaatatatttttgtgtagTTACAATATCAAATGCATAATGCTTAACACAcacaaaaagatatatttttttaaaacataacaaataaaatcagtttattattattattattaaaaaaaaatgtatctctTATGTATACCTAAACACTGTTTATTTT
The genomic region above belongs to Cicer arietinum cultivar CDC Frontier isolate Library 1 chromosome 4, Cicar.CDCFrontier_v2.0, whole genome shotgun sequence and contains:
- the LOC101515007 gene encoding uncharacterized protein, coding for MLGTGLNFSRGRGEDRFYNPPQVRRSLQTAENDRIRRAHSDVASSRSSPAVVREKPVDSVDKKRDNRVGSEETKKVVAVPSCEPDVKRLSNLERFLQSITPSVSAQHLSKRTARSFRMGNDEVPPYFVLGDLWESFREWSAYGAGVPLVLNDKDSVVQYYVPYLSGIQIYVQTVNPSVKSRQLGDDSDSDFRDSSSDGSSDCEPVRGLKYGREQRNLPRLSDDVSNWMDGLSLRNQHTLPQDGFSSDDGESVNSQGYLLFEYLERDPPYGREPLVDKIMDLAFRFPQLLTLRSCDILPSSWISVAWYPIYRIPMGPTLKDLDACFLSYHSLYTPMGGSQRVQAPVPSYPTEMDNVPKMSLPVFGLASYKFKGPLWTPSGGYERQLSTSLLQNADKWLRLLQVSHPDFLFFSR